From a region of the Candidatus Methylomirabilis limnetica genome:
- a CDS encoding MlaA family lipoprotein — MGELAVAVTIVGFVGASSAMAGDPQSTGEGASRQVEGAVLLETEQIEEYDPWEPYNEKIFDFNHKVFDRYVLKPVSKAWDYLPDPVQESLGNVFDNIAMPRRVVNNLLQAKFKGAGTEVARFGINTTVGVVGLFDVAKKVGLEKSDADTGQTLGIWGVGPGPYLILPFLPPLTARDAFGFAADAALDPLNYLIPFAALAGRGTGEVVNARSQNLETFDSVEESTVDLYSAVRNFYLQGRQRAIAK; from the coding sequence GTGGGTGAATTGGCCGTTGCAGTGACAATCGTAGGATTTGTCGGCGCGTCGAGCGCAATGGCGGGGGATCCGCAATCGACCGGTGAAGGTGCTTCCCGACAAGTGGAAGGCGCAGTACTGCTGGAGACAGAGCAAATCGAAGAATACGACCCCTGGGAGCCTTATAACGAAAAGATCTTCGACTTCAACCATAAAGTATTTGATCGGTACGTCCTGAAACCCGTGTCGAAGGCGTGGGATTATCTGCCGGACCCTGTGCAGGAAAGTCTCGGTAACGTCTTCGATAACATCGCCATGCCTCGCCGTGTCGTCAATAACCTGCTACAGGCCAAATTCAAGGGGGCCGGCACCGAAGTGGCTCGCTTCGGCATCAACACAACGGTGGGTGTCGTCGGCCTCTTCGATGTCGCGAAGAAGGTGGGGCTTGAAAAGAGCGACGCGGATACGGGCCAAACGCTGGGTATCTGGGGAGTAGGCCCAGGTCCCTATTTAATCTTGCCCTTCTTGCCGCCGCTAACGGCCCGTGACGCCTTCGGCTTTGCGGCGGACGCGGCCCTGGACCCACTGAATTACCTCATCCCGTTCGCCGCATTGGCCGGAAGGGGAACCGGGGAAGTCGTCAATGCCCGGTCGCAGAACCTGGAAACATTCGATAGCGTTGAAGAGTCTACCGTTGACTTGTACAGTGCGGTGCGGAATTTCTATCTGCAAGGGAGACAGCGGGCCATCGCGAAGTAA